The following DNA comes from Desulfuromonadales bacterium.
ACAGAGTTAAAGCAACGGGGTAGTTTTAGGCAATTTTCATGGAACCGGGGGAGATCGGTGAGCGAAATGAAAATTCGGCACCTTTTCCTCGGCTGAAGCAGCCTTTTTCCACCTCCGGAGGAGCGCATGGCCCGCAAGATATTCATCGCCGCCACCGGCCAGAACAGCGGCAAGACCACCACCAGCCTGTCGCTCATGCACCTGGCGCGCAAGAAATACGGCCGGGTCGGCTTCATCAAGCCG
Coding sequences within:
- a CDS encoding AAA family ATPase; this encodes MARKIFIAATGQNSGKTTTSLSLMHLARKKYGRVGFIKP